One Leptospira wolbachii serovar Codice str. CDC genomic region harbors:
- a CDS encoding ankyrin repeat domain-containing protein — MKTILSCSNCFSGHSISTSKLEGKKGKYRCKKCYSWNQFDYRTEIASSPSDSLVLFDLNFKDQIPEHKLQGQIFGRYTTDFVSDWSNEELVFLKDEEGNENDLRISISGLPELSRLKNFLFDISTESLSPTLKIIINQNVNVSPVRLSITIDLLDERSVAGKLYLAIADQWNTLLHGSFSATHIYKIQFDEHGDSDKKLPEFIPNELSAKIHALSGNILALQEDFSLLNGQTKDELLTLIMYHWPENQTTISEVHFKEGNVQVLFQLTQKKLNETLIFLLSNQVVPNQKHWQLFHDVVCHSESEPLFIPLLKHKFPESYETNLGSSLESKNEDKTLDWLDSDDVYLLDSFVRTVGSLDYIINDPIRNPLGFSLLQECFVRAKYKSCMRLLERGADPNQLDANGETAIFKLCQDSTLRLQEKTSLMDELIRKGAKVNLQSVNGMTPLHWCSVFGEPSMAKRLIQAGIDIHTADNTGITALHEACKFGNSAVLALLLESGAKSNAKTLDEKTGRDLAFENLEIAELEGDEEKKNRCQRVLSLLDVYGG, encoded by the coding sequence ATGAAAACGATTTTATCCTGCTCTAATTGTTTTAGTGGTCACTCCATTTCAACTTCCAAATTGGAAGGAAAAAAGGGGAAGTATCGCTGCAAAAAATGTTATTCTTGGAATCAATTTGATTACCGCACAGAGATTGCGTCGTCACCATCCGACTCACTTGTGTTATTTGATTTAAATTTTAAAGATCAAATTCCTGAACACAAACTTCAAGGTCAAATCTTTGGAAGGTATACAACGGATTTTGTGTCTGATTGGTCGAATGAAGAACTTGTTTTCTTGAAAGACGAAGAGGGCAATGAAAACGATTTACGAATTTCTATTTCAGGGCTACCGGAACTCAGTCGATTAAAAAATTTCCTCTTTGATATCTCAACAGAATCTCTTTCTCCAACACTAAAAATTATCATCAATCAAAATGTAAATGTTTCCCCAGTTAGACTATCGATCACAATTGATTTGTTAGATGAACGTTCGGTGGCAGGAAAATTGTATTTAGCCATTGCAGATCAGTGGAACACCTTATTACACGGAAGTTTTTCTGCCACTCATATCTATAAAATCCAATTTGATGAACACGGAGATTCGGATAAAAAACTTCCCGAGTTTATTCCAAATGAATTGTCTGCAAAGATTCACGCATTGTCTGGAAATATTTTAGCATTACAGGAAGATTTCTCTCTTCTAAACGGCCAAACCAAAGATGAGCTATTAACTCTTATCATGTACCATTGGCCGGAAAACCAAACTACCATTTCTGAAGTTCATTTTAAAGAAGGAAATGTGCAGGTTCTATTCCAACTTACTCAAAAAAAACTCAATGAAACATTGATTTTTCTTCTTTCTAACCAAGTGGTTCCTAACCAAAAACATTGGCAACTATTCCACGATGTAGTCTGTCATTCGGAATCGGAACCATTGTTTATCCCGCTTCTCAAACATAAATTTCCAGAAAGTTATGAAACTAATTTAGGTTCTAGTTTAGAATCTAAAAATGAGGATAAAACTTTGGACTGGTTGGATTCCGATGATGTATATCTTCTGGATTCCTTTGTTCGCACGGTGGGATCTCTTGATTATATAATTAATGATCCAATTCGAAATCCTTTGGGGTTTTCACTTTTACAAGAATGTTTTGTTCGCGCAAAGTACAAATCTTGTATGCGGCTTTTGGAGCGAGGTGCAGATCCCAATCAATTGGATGCAAATGGCGAAACTGCGATCTTTAAACTTTGTCAGGATAGTACACTACGTTTACAAGAAAAAACTTCGCTTATGGATGAGCTAATTCGAAAGGGTGCCAAAGTCAATCTTCAATCAGTGAATGGAATGACACCTTTACATTGGTGTTCTGTTTTTGGAGAACCCAGTATGGCGAAGAGGTTGATTCAGGCTGGCATCGACATTCATACAGCAGATAACACAGGTATAACGGCACTACACGAAGCTTGTAAGTTTGGAAACTCAGCTGTGCTTGCTTTATTGTTAGAATCTGGTGCTAAATCCAATGCCAAAACTTTAGATGAAAAAACTGGTAGGGATCTTGCCTTCGAAAATCTGGAAATTGCCGAATTGGAAGGTGACGAAGAGAAAAAGAACCGCTGCCAACGAGTTCTTTCCCTTCTAGATGTGTACGGAGGTTAG
- a CDS encoding GNAT family N-acetyltransferase, whose product MSQIKVHLATTEEDRNKIYHLRYDIYVQEMNRVQEYADHNTKMIKEPFDETGHLFLAETEEGECIGTVRINFRKDGNLECEELYEMELFRPFYPDQVSMSTKLMVKREYRHTAAASMLCMKIYEHAREHGIVIDFIDTNPHLVRLYNQVGYRMYKKNIHHPEYGIVIPMVFLLDDNEYLKQIHSPFLRLAKRFPAGTELAHLFETKFTEYKDIRPLFSMDGDEVWQNIVHDMMLPPSQFLSFLRGFTEEESKKLLSMLDLIDYEDDDIVFHQNQESQGLFCVLDGSVEVVVNREDGVRSTISILNQGEIFGELGFVSKSNRNADIIVRDHAKLLILTPNEFQKLEIQSPTLAIKLLTNLFVILAQRFNEMSRRMLEFRRLYEMGGK is encoded by the coding sequence ATGAGTCAGATCAAAGTACATTTGGCTACAACTGAGGAGGATCGCAATAAAATTTATCATCTCCGATACGACATTTATGTTCAAGAAATGAACAGAGTTCAGGAATATGCTGATCACAATACAAAAATGATCAAAGAACCCTTTGATGAAACGGGACACCTCTTTCTCGCAGAAACAGAAGAAGGTGAATGTATTGGAACAGTTCGCATCAACTTCCGTAAAGACGGAAATTTAGAATGTGAAGAATTATATGAGATGGAACTCTTCCGGCCTTTTTATCCAGACCAAGTTTCTATGTCCACAAAACTCATGGTCAAACGTGAATATCGACATACGGCCGCTGCCAGTATGCTTTGTATGAAGATTTATGAGCACGCACGGGAACATGGAATCGTTATAGATTTTATTGATACCAATCCTCATCTAGTTCGTTTGTACAACCAAGTCGGTTACAGGATGTACAAAAAGAACATCCACCATCCCGAATATGGAATTGTGATTCCTATGGTTTTTTTACTGGATGATAACGAATATTTAAAACAAATTCATTCACCTTTTCTTCGTTTGGCGAAACGTTTTCCTGCTGGAACCGAACTTGCTCATTTATTCGAGACAAAATTTACTGAGTACAAAGACATCCGTCCTCTCTTCTCAATGGATGGTGACGAAGTTTGGCAAAATATTGTTCATGATATGATGCTTCCTCCAAGCCAGTTCCTCTCATTTCTCAGAGGATTCACAGAAGAGGAATCAAAGAAGTTATTATCCATGTTGGATCTCATTGATTATGAAGATGATGATATTGTATTTCACCAAAACCAAGAAAGCCAAGGCCTCTTTTGTGTATTGGATGGAAGTGTGGAAGTGGTTGTCAATCGTGAAGATGGAGTTAGGTCTACCATTTCCATTTTAAACCAAGGAGAGATTTTCGGAGAGTTGGGTTTTGTATCCAAGTCCAACAGGAATGCGGATATCATTGTTCGGGATCACGCAAAGTTATTAATTTTGACTCCCAATGAATTTCAAAAATTGGAAATCCAAAGTCCGACTCTTGCGATCAAACTGCTTACAAATTTGTTTGTGATTTTAGCTCAAAGATTCAATGAAATGTCCCGCCGCATGCTCGAATTTAGAAGGTTGTACGAGATGGGCGGAAAGTAG
- a CDS encoding YqjF family protein has translation MKKEIEDILTYTEHRPWKIPNQKWFWYQEWNGVIFLHYQIEEKILRGLVPSSLELDSFDGSYWISVVAFSMNEIHTRHTFPIQYLSNFYEVNLRTYVKSNNKPGVYFLSIEAEKLIPTLLANLLSGLPYKHSQIKRSSNSYSLLGKRAKIEIEFKIAKYKSNPSKFDLWLTERYCLYQGKSDDPIPLEVHHKPWELYGIDIGGLEIQYNQLDHIVDFQHPALCHYSPGVKVIAWNL, from the coding sequence ATGAAAAAAGAAATAGAAGACATCTTAACTTACACCGAACATAGGCCTTGGAAAATACCAAACCAAAAATGGTTTTGGTACCAAGAGTGGAATGGTGTTATTTTTCTACATTATCAAATCGAAGAAAAAATCTTAAGAGGTTTAGTTCCAAGTTCTTTAGAACTGGATTCCTTTGATGGGTCTTATTGGATTTCTGTTGTTGCCTTCTCTATGAATGAAATCCATACTAGGCATACATTCCCAATCCAATACCTTTCTAATTTTTATGAAGTGAACTTACGAACTTATGTAAAAAGTAACAATAAACCAGGCGTATACTTCTTAAGCATTGAAGCAGAAAAACTGATTCCCACTTTGCTCGCAAATCTTCTTTCTGGATTGCCCTACAAACATTCCCAAATCAAAAGATCATCAAATTCTTATTCTTTGCTTGGGAAACGCGCTAAAATAGAGATTGAATTCAAGATTGCAAAGTATAAATCCAATCCATCAAAATTTGATTTATGGCTAACGGAAAGATATTGTTTGTATCAAGGTAAAAGTGATGATCCAATCCCTTTGGAAGTTCATCACAAACCTTGGGAGTTATATGGTATCGACATTGGAGGTTTGGAGATTCAATACAATCAATTGGATCACATTGTAGATTTTCAGCATCCAGCTTTATGCCATTATTCGCCGGGAGTCAAAGTAATCGCATGGAATCTTTAA
- a CDS encoding LOG family protein, with product MNQIKNIAVYCGSSPGFDPFFMNAAFELGEYLGSQQIGLVYGGASVGLMGAVANGCLSKNGSVTGVLPNFLKNKEIEHSGLGKLILVESMHERKLKMFDLSDAFIVLPGGFGTMEEFFEVVTWSQLGLHHKPIIILNWRGFYNPLLTLMQNMMDSGFLKKENASLVQILETSQDLLQTIQNYSPSKTEKWLSEENV from the coding sequence ATGAATCAGATTAAAAACATTGCCGTATATTGCGGATCTTCACCAGGGTTTGACCCTTTTTTTATGAACGCAGCATTTGAGTTAGGTGAATATTTGGGTTCCCAACAAATTGGTTTGGTGTACGGGGGAGCAAGTGTAGGCCTTATGGGAGCTGTTGCCAACGGCTGTTTGTCAAAAAATGGATCAGTTACAGGGGTTTTGCCGAATTTTTTAAAAAACAAAGAAATCGAACATTCAGGTCTTGGCAAACTCATCCTCGTGGAGAGTATGCATGAGAGAAAACTAAAAATGTTCGATTTGTCTGACGCCTTTATTGTTTTGCCTGGTGGGTTTGGAACCATGGAAGAATTTTTCGAAGTCGTCACATGGTCTCAGTTAGGTTTACACCACAAACCCATCATCATCCTCAATTGGCGTGGATTTTATAATCCCCTCCTAACACTAATGCAAAATATGATGGATTCGGGTTTTTTGAAAAAAGAAAATGCCTCCCTCGTACAAATTCTAGAAACCTCTCAGGATCTACTACAAACCATTCAAAACTATTCACCGTCTAAAACAGAGAAATGGTTGTCGGAAGAAAATGTATAA
- a CDS encoding ABA4-like family protein — protein MNPSLIFKIANGITLLSWLVLILSPNQLKVIRNLRVFVSGLVLGGVYAFAIIIGNGQAEGDFSSLESVRSLFANDYFLLAGWIHYLAFDLFLGTWEVEDGIKEGINRWILVPVLALTFYFGPAGWLLYLILRFVTRNVTKKATT, from the coding sequence ATGAACCCTTCTTTAATCTTTAAAATTGCCAACGGTATCACATTATTATCATGGTTGGTATTGATTCTATCACCAAACCAACTAAAGGTGATTCGTAATCTTAGAGTTTTTGTCTCAGGTCTTGTTCTCGGTGGAGTCTATGCGTTCGCTATTATCATTGGGAATGGGCAGGCCGAAGGGGATTTTTCCAGTTTGGAGTCGGTACGGTCACTATTTGCCAATGATTACTTTTTACTGGCAGGATGGATCCATTACCTTGCCTTTGATTTGTTTTTGGGAACTTGGGAAGTAGAGGACGGAATCAAAGAAGGAATCAACAGGTGGATTCTAGTTCCGGTTTTGGCCCTTACGTTTTATTTCGGGCCGGCGGGGTGGCTCTTATATTTAATTTTAAGATTTGTTACAAGAAACGTAACGAAAAAAGCAACGACCTAA
- a CDS encoding DUF4846 domain-containing protein, with amino-acid sequence MKSRKFRSKILTDPLDGYRFFLIGMLLTILSLCFQNLYADSIQERFPPPNGFQRINFPQDSFAAYLQNFPLKPKGSSVSLYDGRIKTNQVHVAVLDFPLLREDLIQCADAVMKLRAEYFYSRKQYDQIHFKISNGMEVAFSRFAQGKRVQVNGNKSQWKKGKFKQGTGRDVLEEYLRFIYIYAGTISLKSELKKKSIQNLIPGDVWIEAGSPGHVVMVVDQVTGKNGQTLFLLAQSYMPSQEMHILKSESPYSPWFELPKSQSFQTPEWEFPTKEIYGFIK; translated from the coding sequence ATGAAATCCAGGAAATTCCGGTCCAAAATTTTGACCGATCCATTGGATGGATACCGCTTTTTTCTGATTGGGATGCTTCTTACAATCCTTTCCCTATGTTTCCAAAACTTATATGCAGATTCCATACAAGAGCGATTTCCACCACCGAATGGATTCCAAAGAATCAATTTTCCCCAAGATAGTTTTGCGGCATATTTACAAAACTTCCCATTAAAACCAAAAGGAAGTTCGGTTTCTCTCTATGATGGGAGGATAAAAACCAACCAAGTTCATGTTGCCGTTTTGGACTTCCCCCTCTTACGAGAAGATTTAATCCAGTGTGCCGACGCTGTGATGAAACTAAGAGCTGAGTATTTCTATTCTCGCAAACAATATGACCAAATCCATTTCAAAATTAGCAACGGAATGGAGGTTGCGTTTTCTCGATTTGCCCAAGGGAAACGGGTCCAAGTCAATGGAAACAAATCCCAATGGAAAAAAGGAAAATTCAAACAAGGAACAGGACGGGATGTCTTGGAAGAGTACTTACGATTTATTTATATCTATGCAGGAACCATTTCTCTAAAATCAGAACTAAAGAAAAAATCCATCCAAAACTTAATTCCTGGTGACGTATGGATCGAAGCAGGTTCGCCAGGACACGTGGTTATGGTGGTAGACCAAGTAACAGGGAAAAATGGACAAACTTTATTTCTTTTGGCACAAAGTTATATGCCTTCTCAAGAAATGCATATTCTGAAGTCTGAGAGTCCATACTCTCCATGGTTTGAACTACCCAAAAGCCAATCTTTCCAAACTCCAGAATGGGAATTTCCAACTAAAGAAATTTATGGATTTATAAAATGA
- a CDS encoding slr1659 superfamily regulator: protein MEIKDLDYNIQYDEATKTVKFTGSIRLQNLPAYEPIKLFLRDVAKLCQGTLLTMDFRDLQFVNSSGITTLSMFIIDSRKSAAYQIKIQGSLNVSWQSKSLSNFKKLWDQVVLEIS from the coding sequence ATGGAAATCAAAGACTTAGATTACAACATACAATACGACGAAGCCACTAAGACTGTCAAATTCACAGGTTCCATCCGATTGCAGAACTTACCCGCTTATGAACCCATAAAATTATTTTTAAGAGACGTTGCCAAACTTTGCCAAGGAACTTTGCTCACTATGGACTTCAGGGATTTACAATTTGTAAACAGTTCGGGGATCACTACCCTCTCTATGTTCATTATTGATTCACGGAAAAGTGCGGCATACCAAATCAAAATCCAAGGATCCCTCAATGTTTCTTGGCAGTCAAAATCACTTTCCAACTTCAAAAAACTTTGGGACCAAGTGGTTTTAGAAATTTCCTAA
- a CDS encoding DUF6272 family protein, giving the protein MRKYGNFQSANNINQEPDSKIQIHLKPLDLMRYWRRIGIMSDFIGYFYGFSFLPNVPTESMDMKNSDIVNSISTVFNELLENAAKYSYDKKADIEISLIHRGKTFEMLVRNKTNESNVTAYEASLKEIFSAKDLERLYIEKLETNENDPHHSGIGLIMVLKDYPVEMEVSFESEGEDTIITSRVIYFTNGFPRS; this is encoded by the coding sequence ATGCGAAAGTACGGCAATTTCCAATCCGCAAATAACATCAACCAAGAACCCGATTCCAAAATCCAAATCCATTTAAAACCCTTGGATTTAATGCGTTATTGGCGCCGTATTGGAATCATGTCCGATTTTATTGGATATTTTTACGGATTCTCTTTTTTACCCAATGTTCCAACAGAATCAATGGATATGAAAAATTCAGACATTGTGAATTCCATCTCCACAGTGTTTAACGAGTTATTGGAAAATGCGGCGAAATATTCTTATGATAAAAAAGCAGATATTGAAATCTCTTTAATCCATAGAGGCAAAACATTCGAAATGTTAGTTCGTAATAAAACAAACGAATCGAATGTAACTGCTTACGAAGCTAGTTTGAAAGAAATTTTCTCGGCAAAAGACTTGGAACGTTTGTACATCGAAAAATTAGAAACCAACGAAAACGACCCGCACCATTCTGGTATTGGCCTTATCATGGTTCTGAAAGATTATCCTGTCGAAATGGAAGTCTCTTTTGAATCAGAAGGTGAAGACACCATTATCACGAGCAGAGTCATTTATTTTACAAACGGGTTCCCTCGATCATAA
- a CDS encoding adenylate/guanylate cyclase domain-containing protein translates to MDNESILEEERAKYAELEVLYQNIIDHSTEIENELLENNKKIQTILDRMRRYLSPQLYEMITGAEVETSISHQRRKLTIFFSDIVGFTTITDSIEPEILSDCLNKYLDVMSSIAIKYGGTIDKFIGDAIMIFFGAPSFDTDKVHALNCVKMAIEMRDSLPSLAEYWKKSGINHNLTCRIGINTGYVTVGNFGTNERMDYTIIGGPVNVASRLENASDAGEILISNATKSLIDEFIDTKPKGEIVVKGVHTPIETFQVIGLKNDQDKKENPFLKFDTDGFLLKPLHFDKLSTNPEERRLMQYALEKALAALK, encoded by the coding sequence ATGGATAATGAATCAATTTTGGAGGAAGAACGCGCCAAGTATGCTGAATTAGAAGTCCTTTACCAAAACATCATTGATCACTCGACAGAAATTGAAAACGAACTTCTAGAAAATAATAAAAAGATCCAAACGATTTTAGATCGTATGCGTCGTTATCTTTCCCCACAACTTTATGAAATGATCACTGGGGCCGAAGTAGAAACCTCCATTTCACACCAAAGACGTAAACTTACTATTTTCTTTTCTGACATTGTGGGATTTACAACCATCACCGATTCCATAGAACCAGAAATTCTTTCTGATTGTTTGAATAAGTATTTAGATGTGATGTCTAGTATTGCCATCAAATATGGTGGTACCATAGATAAATTCATCGGGGATGCCATTATGATTTTTTTTGGTGCACCCTCATTTGATACAGATAAGGTTCATGCATTAAACTGCGTAAAAATGGCCATCGAAATGAGGGATAGTTTACCTTCGTTAGCTGAATATTGGAAAAAATCTGGTATTAACCACAACCTAACCTGTCGTATAGGGATTAATACCGGCTATGTGACCGTTGGAAATTTCGGAACCAACGAAAGAATGGACTACACTATCATTGGAGGACCTGTAAATGTGGCATCTAGACTAGAAAATGCTTCTGATGCTGGGGAAATCCTTATCTCCAATGCAACCAAATCACTGATAGACGAGTTCATTGATACAAAACCAAAGGGGGAAATTGTTGTCAAAGGGGTCCACACTCCCATTGAGACCTTTCAAGTCATTGGTTTAAAAAACGATCAAGATAAAAAAGAAAACCCATTCCTAAAATTTGATACTGATGGTTTCCTTCTCAAACCATTACATTTTGATAAACTGAGCACAAACCCCGAAGAACGCCGATTAATGCAATACGCATTAGAAAAAGCGCTTGCGGCTTTGAAATAA
- a CDS encoding TetR/AcrR family transcriptional regulator, with protein MKPAKKKQTLPKPNATTSSKLSTYHHGNLREEVLDHSRKVLEAKGVSSLSLRDIATDLGVSHTAPYRHFPKKMDLLQALVTEGFRELTAGMERAWTHSEDPLEKIKKAGVEYIFLLLKNPRRTELMFGGEIYVSGDPISDELRECGKLAYLGMYKIVEYGQKSVKLKNSVPTDMLMMSFWSGVHGFAVLNERKWKQIKSKEEEETFRNEVDQILEIMIEGTRL; from the coding sequence ATGAAACCTGCTAAAAAAAAACAAACACTCCCAAAACCAAATGCTACGACCTCATCAAAGCTTAGCACCTACCACCATGGAAACCTTAGGGAAGAGGTTTTGGATCATTCCAGAAAGGTATTAGAAGCAAAAGGTGTCTCTTCCCTCAGTCTTCGAGACATTGCCACCGATTTGGGTGTGAGCCATACCGCCCCCTACCGCCATTTTCCCAAAAAAATGGATCTCCTTCAGGCCCTTGTTACCGAAGGATTTCGGGAATTGACTGCGGGTATGGAAAGAGCCTGGACACACTCGGAGGATCCTTTGGAAAAAATTAAAAAGGCAGGTGTGGAATATATTTTTCTACTGCTAAAGAACCCCAGAAGGACAGAACTCATGTTTGGTGGCGAGATCTATGTTTCAGGAGATCCCATTTCTGATGAGTTGAGAGAGTGTGGAAAGTTAGCCTATTTAGGAATGTATAAGATAGTGGAGTATGGCCAAAAATCAGTGAAATTGAAAAATTCCGTTCCCACAGATATGCTCATGATGAGTTTCTGGAGTGGGGTTCACGGCTTTGCTGTGTTAAACGAACGGAAATGGAAACAAATCAAATCCAAAGAGGAAGAAGAAACATTTCGAAATGAGGTAGATCAAATTTTAGAAATTATGATCGAGGGAACCCGTTTGTAA
- a CDS encoding PP2C family protein-serine/threonine phosphatase: MPQSPANENRFVLSDYYKKQLKEIAYQGEFRAETFATKFRFFFLGFLVIFATLGLLSGRPPIEFYYQISAILVLLCYNFIVLYSLKKSGKYLNIFKFLSSFLEITLLTFVTGYTAYSQKNPSLVYAAPMIYVFFILIALASIRNNTKTIIFAVIVLIVEYASLTIYFYPEMTDLNTKLIELSQYLKPEFLEENSTFFLVSAVPMGIFLILLYMIVTGGLILYAILNTSRTTQEQADLIFNTEKQAILEENLRLGMELDVARQIQAMVPPRNEELKEIQELEISARMDAANEVGGDYYDVVHHEDGTVYIGIGDVTDHGLASGVVMLMTQSAFITTLRSKVISLRESLRSINSILFSNIHVRMNDIRNLTLSLFSYKNGVFTTAGQHETILVYRNTLKKTETIDTVDNGMLVGLTESIDEFIHEKPIPLQPKDIILLYTDGATEAENPKREQFGAHRLIESLERHIELDTTDAILDAIFKDIYVFIDGMDVYDDITIMIMRKRG; the protein is encoded by the coding sequence ATGCCGCAATCTCCCGCCAACGAAAATCGATTCGTCCTCTCGGACTATTACAAGAAACAACTAAAAGAGATTGCCTACCAAGGGGAATTCCGCGCAGAAACCTTCGCCACTAAGTTCCGATTTTTCTTCCTCGGGTTTTTAGTTATCTTTGCCACATTGGGTCTCCTTTCCGGTCGGCCCCCCATCGAATTCTACTATCAGATTTCTGCTATTTTAGTTCTTCTCTGTTATAACTTCATTGTCCTTTACTCTTTAAAGAAATCGGGTAAGTACCTCAACATCTTTAAATTCCTATCTTCCTTTTTAGAAATTACCCTACTGACATTTGTTACAGGGTATACGGCATACTCCCAAAAAAACCCAAGCCTTGTCTATGCAGCTCCGATGATTTATGTTTTCTTCATTCTCATCGCATTGGCATCTATACGTAATAATACTAAGACCATCATTTTTGCTGTCATTGTTCTCATTGTAGAGTATGCATCACTCACCATCTACTTTTACCCAGAGATGACTGATTTGAATACTAAACTCATAGAGTTATCCCAGTATCTCAAACCAGAATTTTTAGAAGAGAACAGTACTTTCTTCCTTGTTAGTGCCGTCCCGATGGGAATTTTTCTCATCCTCTTGTACATGATAGTCACAGGTGGCCTCATTCTTTATGCTATTCTCAATACATCTCGTACAACACAAGAACAGGCTGACTTAATTTTTAATACAGAAAAACAAGCTATCCTAGAAGAGAACTTACGACTGGGTATGGAATTAGACGTAGCAAGACAAATTCAAGCTATGGTACCTCCACGTAATGAAGAATTAAAAGAAATCCAAGAACTAGAAATTTCTGCTCGGATGGACGCAGCGAATGAAGTGGGTGGTGACTATTACGATGTGGTCCACCACGAAGATGGTACTGTTTACATTGGAATTGGTGATGTAACAGATCATGGTCTAGCTTCGGGTGTTGTGATGCTTATGACTCAGTCAGCATTTATCACGACTTTGCGTTCTAAAGTAATTTCCTTACGGGAATCGCTTCGTTCCATTAACTCCATTTTATTTTCCAATATCCATGTTCGAATGAATGACATTCGAAATCTTACCCTGTCTTTATTTTCCTATAAAAATGGAGTGTTTACTACTGCTGGGCAACACGAAACCATTTTGGTTTATCGAAATACTCTGAAGAAAACAGAAACTATCGACACTGTCGACAATGGAATGTTAGTTGGTCTAACAGAATCTATTGATGAGTTTATTCATGAAAAACCGATTCCTCTTCAACCAAAAGACATCATCTTATTATACACTGATGGAGCAACGGAAGCGGAAAATCCAAAAAGGGAACAATTCGGCGCTCACCGACTGATTGAATCTTTAGAAAGGCATATCGAACTTGATACTACCGATGCAATTTTGGATGCAATTTTTAAAGACATCTATGTCTTTATTGATGGAATGGATGTTTATGATGACATTACCATCATGATCATGCGCAAGAGAGGATAG
- a CDS encoding zinc-dependent alcohol dehydrogenase has protein sequence MRRLMFRKKGILEWEEVKPLAVTGENQVIIEPISIARCDLDLPILRGETLFRAPFPVGHEFVGRIKSVSEDLANVYSVGMTVAAPFQISCGSCPACLSHHTNSCESVPYTSGYGMPPGAHSFGGAIADEIKIPFAKQMLFEVDKKIDPVGIASLSDNIAEVWKLAGRFLDKKKDPKVLVVGGHAGSIGLYTALFLHQTKKAEVLYVDTDTTKIQLAESLGIPVEFFVNFPKPTKKYDLVCDASANKQGWDFAVRSLGRNAIFSSASIFWTNQWEIPYLEMYNQGVEIHLGRVESKESMEALYPYILSGTFTPEKIVTKTANFNEAKEAWLEESIKLVITK, from the coding sequence ATGCGTCGACTTATGTTTCGTAAAAAGGGAATTTTAGAATGGGAAGAAGTGAAACCACTTGCAGTCACAGGCGAAAACCAAGTAATCATCGAACCCATCTCCATTGCACGTTGTGATTTAGATCTACCCATTCTTCGAGGAGAAACTTTATTTCGAGCGCCTTTTCCCGTAGGACACGAGTTTGTTGGTAGAATCAAATCTGTTTCAGAGGATTTGGCAAATGTATATTCTGTAGGCATGACAGTGGCCGCTCCCTTTCAAATTTCCTGTGGATCTTGTCCTGCTTGTCTTAGCCATCATACAAATTCCTGCGAGTCAGTTCCCTATACGTCAGGTTATGGAATGCCACCGGGGGCTCATTCTTTTGGTGGAGCCATAGCCGACGAAATCAAAATACCTTTCGCCAAACAAATGCTATTTGAAGTGGATAAAAAAATAGATCCCGTGGGTATTGCAAGCCTAAGCGACAATATTGCCGAAGTTTGGAAACTAGCAGGAAGATTTTTAGATAAAAAAAAGGATCCGAAAGTTCTCGTTGTAGGTGGCCATGCGGGTAGTATTGGACTCTATACAGCCTTGTTTCTCCACCAAACAAAAAAAGCCGAAGTATTGTATGTTGATACTGATACAACAAAAATCCAATTAGCGGAATCTTTAGGAATCCCAGTGGAATTTTTCGTAAACTTTCCCAAACCAACAAAAAAATACGATTTAGTTTGTGATGCATCTGCAAATAAACAAGGCTGGGATTTTGCGGTTCGTTCACTTGGTAGAAATGCGATTTTTAGTTCTGCCTCTATTTTTTGGACCAACCAATGGGAAATTCCGTATCTGGAAATGTACAACCAAGGAGTGGAAATCCATTTAGGTCGCGTGGAGTCTAAAGAATCCATGGAAGCACTTTATCCATACATTCTATCGGGAACGTTTACGCCGGAAAAAATTGTGACAAAAACAGCTAACTTTAATGAGGCGAAAGAAGCCTGGTTGGAAGAGTCAATCAAGTTGGTGATCACAAAATGA